A genomic window from Flavobacterium johnsoniae includes:
- a CDS encoding polyamine aminopropyltransferase, which yields MGKKFLRFEFLLLFAVFIIATCGLIYELVAGTLASYLLGDSVKQFSFIIGVYLFSMGIGSFFSKFFHKNLLNTFVEIEILVGLIGGLSSVVLFLLFENVGSFQFILYLFVFVTGFLVGLEIPLLMNILKDRVEFKDLVSNVFTFDYIGALLASILFPLVLVPKLGIMGTSLFFGMINVSIAIALCFLLERELKKVYFLKVKAISSFVILLAVFVFSNDILAYSEGKLYGENIIYTNSTPYQRIVLTHNKSDYRLYLNNNLQFSSADEYRYHEALVHPAMSMAKSVKNVLVLGGGDGLAVREILKYKDVEKVTLVDLDAGMTKLFKTNTVLTNFNQNSLNNSKVKVINRDAYIWAKSCKEKFDVAIIDFPDPSNYSLGKLYSLNFYQTIKTILQPDAAVVIQTTSPYFAPKSFWCINKTVMQVFPQVDAYHAYVPSFGEWGYTIAINGFGTTFNTVNRKADKLKFYNYQFDRFNYFTNDMISNQIEINRLDNQILVRYFDEEWGKLQ from the coding sequence ATGGGTAAAAAGTTTCTTAGGTTCGAATTTCTTTTACTTTTTGCTGTATTTATAATTGCCACTTGCGGACTTATTTATGAGTTAGTTGCAGGAACTTTGGCAAGTTATTTATTAGGCGATTCGGTAAAGCAATTTTCATTTATCATTGGCGTATACCTATTTTCGATGGGAATAGGTTCGTTTTTTTCAAAGTTTTTTCACAAAAATCTGCTGAACACTTTCGTGGAAATCGAAATTTTAGTGGGACTTATCGGCGGATTAAGTTCTGTTGTTTTATTTCTATTGTTCGAAAATGTTGGCTCATTTCAATTCATTTTATATTTATTTGTTTTTGTAACTGGTTTTTTGGTCGGTTTAGAGATTCCGCTTTTAATGAATATTCTAAAAGACAGAGTTGAGTTTAAAGATTTGGTTTCTAATGTTTTTACGTTTGATTACATCGGAGCTTTATTGGCTTCAATCTTATTTCCGTTAGTTTTAGTGCCAAAATTAGGCATCATGGGAACTTCGCTTTTCTTCGGAATGATCAACGTAAGTATCGCAATTGCTTTGTGTTTTTTGTTAGAAAGAGAATTAAAAAAAGTCTATTTTCTAAAAGTAAAAGCCATTTCCTCTTTTGTGATATTACTGGCAGTTTTTGTTTTTTCGAATGATATTCTAGCGTATTCAGAAGGGAAATTATACGGAGAAAACATTATTTATACCAATTCGACACCATATCAGCGTATTGTTTTAACGCATAATAAAAGCGATTACAGGCTTTATTTAAACAATAATTTACAATTTAGTTCTGCAGACGAATACCGTTATCACGAAGCTTTGGTGCATCCCGCAATGTCAATGGCAAAAAGTGTTAAGAATGTTTTGGTTTTGGGCGGAGGAGATGGTTTGGCAGTTCGAGAAATCTTAAAATACAAAGATGTTGAAAAAGTAACTTTGGTAGATTTAGACGCAGGAATGACGAAGTTGTTTAAAACAAATACAGTTTTAACCAATTTCAATCAAAATTCTTTGAATAATTCTAAAGTAAAAGTAATCAATAGAGATGCATATATTTGGGCAAAAAGCTGCAAAGAAAAATTTGATGTTGCCATAATCGATTTTCCAGATCCTTCTAATTATAGTTTGGGGAAATTGTATTCGCTTAATTTTTATCAAACCATCAAAACCATTTTACAGCCAGATGCGGCGGTTGTTATACAAACCACTTCGCCTTATTTTGCGCCGAAATCTTTTTGGTGCATCAATAAAACGGTGATGCAGGTTTTTCCTCAAGTTGATGCGTATCATGCTTATGTTCCGTCGTTTGGAGAATGGGGTTACACGATTGCGATAAATGGTTTCGGAACCACTTTTAATACTGTAAATCGAAAAGCAGATAAATTGAAGTTTTACAATTATCAATTTGACCGTTTTAATTATTTTACAAATGATATGATTTCAAACCAAATCGAAATCAATCGTTTGGATAACCAAATTTTAGTACGCTATTTTGATGAAGAGTGGGGAAAACTGCAATAA
- a CDS encoding DUF4178 domain-containing protein, with protein sequence MKIPCYDCNVETELEVGFEVVNFVCPICRSLYEADDEGKFRRKSKYKAETETYPLVIGEKGFLKGSEYKVTGILRKKVHPDYRWTEFILQNEAKEFLYLSLSNGHWMMLTELEKIDDLKKGVKVLDYDGQDYDLFEHSDAEIIDAKGFFDFQLPNKKTHLAEFINPPYIVSVEKVNNVQTAFHGEYVSKSKIRKAFPGIKLPYQTGTGMIQPSLFDLKNTAIIFCLFALLIITANWYIYRNQFEQAVFSQTIQFSKSDNKEITSPTFELKGASAPMTISVSTDVDNSWANLNIALINEDTSDEIYANKDIEYYSGYTDGEYWREGSSSEKFNICGVKPGKYHLGITPMKAPEDVKNNAMRINVIWNEPSSRNVWLVIIAMVVIFFIIRFFKNQFEKNRWADSSYSTYDYE encoded by the coding sequence ATGAAGATTCCTTGTTACGATTGTAATGTAGAAACCGAATTAGAGGTTGGTTTTGAAGTAGTAAATTTTGTTTGCCCGATCTGTCGAAGTTTATATGAAGCCGACGATGAAGGAAAATTTCGCAGAAAATCAAAATATAAAGCAGAAACAGAAACGTATCCGCTAGTTATTGGCGAAAAGGGTTTCTTAAAAGGAAGTGAATATAAAGTAACTGGTATCCTGAGAAAAAAAGTGCATCCTGATTATAGATGGACAGAATTTATTTTGCAAAATGAAGCAAAAGAATTTCTCTATCTGTCCCTTTCAAACGGACATTGGATGATGCTTACCGAACTGGAAAAGATTGACGATCTTAAAAAAGGAGTTAAAGTTCTGGATTATGATGGTCAGGATTATGATCTTTTCGAACATTCGGATGCTGAAATAATCGATGCAAAAGGATTTTTTGATTTTCAGCTTCCAAACAAAAAAACGCATTTAGCCGAATTTATAAATCCGCCTTACATTGTTTCGGTAGAAAAAGTGAATAATGTTCAGACTGCATTTCATGGCGAATATGTTAGTAAAAGCAAAATCAGAAAAGCATTTCCAGGAATAAAGTTGCCGTATCAAACAGGAACAGGTATGATTCAGCCGTCTCTTTTTGATCTTAAAAACACAGCTATTATTTTCTGTCTTTTTGCTTTGCTGATCATAACGGCAAATTGGTATATCTATAGAAATCAGTTTGAGCAAGCTGTTTTTTCTCAAACGATACAATTTAGCAAATCTGATAATAAAGAAATTACGAGTCCGACTTTTGAGCTCAAAGGGGCTTCGGCTCCAATGACAATTTCGGTTTCTACAGACGTTGATAATTCTTGGGCGAATCTTAATATTGCCTTGATTAACGAAGATACAAGTGACGAAATTTACGCCAATAAAGACATTGAATATTATTCTGGCTATACAGATGGAGAATATTGGAGAGAAGGAAGCAGTTCTGAAAAATTTAATATCTGTGGAGTAAAGCCAGGAAAATACCATCTTGGAATTACGCCTATGAAAGCGCCTGAAGATGTTAAAAATAACGCCATGCGCATTAATGTAATCTGGAACGAACCTTCTAGTCGAAACGTATGGCTGGTTATTATCGCAATGGTTGTAATTTTCTTTATTATAAGATTCTTTAAAAATCAATTTGAAAAAAATAGATGGGCAGATAGTTCCTATTCAACTTACGACTATGAATAA
- a CDS encoding SGNH/GDSL hydrolase family protein — translation MKPHFKQIVTVIFSIFLLSCTAEESNSTPITTTPPVVNPPVVNPPTTIPSSINYLALGDSYTIGQSVCETCRFPEQLKSSLRTMFSSTISLKIIATTGWTTSNLLAAIDSQKPESNYDLVTLLIGVNNQYQRRDFSVYEKEFPDLVNKAVMLAKGDKKNVVVISIPDYAYTPYGKNLAGDQSAKISAEITKYNSFAENYCNTNQVAFVSITDITREGLNSPNLVASDGLHPSESAYKLFVDRMMPKVKIALQN, via the coding sequence ATGAAACCACATTTTAAACAAATAGTTACCGTTATATTTTCTATTTTTCTTTTGAGTTGCACTGCCGAAGAAAGCAATTCTACACCAATTACTACTACTCCACCAGTTGTAAATCCACCAGTTGTAAATCCGCCAACAACTATTCCGAGTTCGATAAATTATTTGGCTTTAGGAGATAGTTATACAATTGGTCAAAGCGTTTGCGAAACTTGCCGTTTCCCAGAACAGCTCAAATCGAGTTTAAGAACAATGTTTTCGAGTACCATTTCGCTAAAAATAATTGCAACTACCGGATGGACAACCTCTAATTTATTGGCAGCAATCGATTCTCAAAAACCAGAATCTAATTACGATTTAGTCACACTTCTAATTGGAGTTAACAATCAATATCAGCGTAGAGATTTTTCTGTTTACGAAAAAGAATTTCCAGATTTGGTCAACAAAGCTGTTATGCTGGCCAAAGGCGATAAAAAAAATGTTGTCGTAATTTCTATTCCAGATTACGCTTATACACCTTACGGAAAAAATCTTGCTGGCGATCAAAGTGCCAAAATTTCGGCAGAAATAACCAAATACAATTCCTTTGCAGAAAACTACTGCAATACGAATCAAGTCGCTTTTGTCTCAATTACAGATATCACACGCGAGGGGCTTAACAGTCCGAATCTTGTGGCTTCAGATGGTTTGCATCCTTCCGAATCTGCTTATAAACTATTTGTCGATAGAATGATGCCGAAAGTCAAAATAGCGTTGCAGAATTAA
- a CDS encoding NAD(P)/FAD-dependent oxidoreductase translates to MKSGENCNKSRRSFIKIVGTALIAVPFLQFCSDKIAVIMIRLSGTKHLLGHRLWIKDFPKPTKKIQIPYLIVGGGISGLSAARQFHKKGISDFLMVELENHLGGNSSNGENKYSKYPLGAHYLPLPNFQDKELLHFLQEEKIILSYDSKGFPVFDELQLTFAPDERLFYKNNWQEGVVPKEGNSVSDDLEFDKFFKQMDIFRTGKGEDQKFLFDIPLYLSSSDQKTRALDKITMKKWFQENHFTSEPLYNYIDYCCKDDFGLGIEYVSAWAGIHYFAGRKQDCTPEKHDSVLTWAEGNSRLANHLKKYTKDKTLKNHLVYEVKTEGNKVIAKAFDDVNKSSVEIIADKVIMASPQFVNQYLIQDRKAFTKDFHYTPWLLATLVVNDLFDNFSFPLSWDNVIYDAKGLGYVYDQHQTVNQVQDKKVITYYYSFSSADLKKTRKELYKKDKEYWKQFVLNDLKVAHPDIEEYTEDIEVFLLGHGMISPAPGFIFGEAKKQAKQNIEKKIYFAHSDLSGISIFEEAFHQGINVVNEIVDGTTVDS, encoded by the coding sequence ATGAAGAGTGGGGAAAACTGCAATAAATCCAGAAGAAGTTTTATAAAAATAGTAGGAACGGCTTTAATTGCGGTTCCGTTTCTGCAGTTTTGTTCTGATAAAATTGCGGTTATCATGATTCGTTTATCAGGTACCAAACATTTGCTCGGACATCGTTTATGGATAAAAGATTTTCCTAAACCAACAAAAAAAATCCAGATTCCGTATCTAATTGTTGGCGGAGGAATATCTGGTTTAAGCGCAGCGCGCCAATTTCATAAAAAAGGAATTTCCGATTTTTTAATGGTAGAATTAGAAAATCATTTGGGAGGAAATTCTTCCAACGGAGAAAATAAATATTCGAAATATCCTTTAGGCGCGCATTATTTGCCTTTGCCGAATTTTCAAGATAAAGAATTGCTTCATTTTCTTCAAGAAGAAAAAATAATTTTGAGTTACGATTCAAAAGGATTTCCTGTTTTTGACGAATTGCAATTGACTTTTGCGCCAGACGAACGTTTGTTTTATAAAAATAATTGGCAAGAAGGCGTAGTTCCGAAAGAAGGAAATTCGGTTTCTGATGATTTGGAGTTCGATAAATTCTTCAAACAAATGGATATTTTCAGAACGGGAAAAGGAGAAGATCAGAAATTTTTATTTGATATTCCACTTTATCTTTCTTCTTCAGATCAAAAAACGAGAGCTTTAGATAAAATCACGATGAAAAAATGGTTTCAAGAAAATCATTTTACTTCAGAACCTTTGTACAATTATATCGATTATTGCTGTAAAGACGATTTTGGTTTAGGAATAGAATACGTTTCGGCTTGGGCTGGAATTCATTATTTTGCTGGAAGAAAGCAGGATTGCACGCCCGAAAAACACGACAGCGTTTTAACTTGGGCAGAAGGAAATTCTCGATTAGCCAATCATTTGAAAAAATATACTAAAGATAAAACGCTGAAAAATCATTTGGTTTACGAAGTTAAAACAGAAGGGAATAAAGTAATCGCAAAAGCTTTTGATGATGTCAATAAATCGTCTGTCGAAATTATTGCTGATAAAGTTATCATGGCTTCTCCGCAATTTGTAAATCAGTATTTGATTCAAGACAGAAAAGCATTTACCAAAGATTTTCATTATACGCCTTGGCTTTTAGCAACTTTAGTTGTTAATGATTTATTTGATAATTTTAGTTTTCCACTTTCGTGGGATAATGTAATTTACGATGCAAAAGGTTTAGGTTATGTTTACGATCAGCATCAGACTGTGAATCAGGTTCAGGATAAAAAAGTCATTACGTATTATTACAGTTTTTCGTCTGCTGATTTGAAGAAAACCAGAAAAGAGCTTTATAAAAAAGATAAAGAATACTGGAAACAGTTTGTTTTGAATGATTTAAAAGTCGCTCATCCAGATATTGAAGAATATACAGAAGATATTGAAGTTTTTCTTTTAGGTCACGGAATGATTTCGCCTGCGCCAGGATTTATTTTTGGTGAAGCGAAAAAACAGGCAAAACAGAATATTGAAAAAAAGATTTATTTCGCACACAGCGATTTATCGGGAATTTCGATTTTTGAAGAAGCTTTTCATCAAGGAATTAATGTTGTAAATGAAATTGTAGATGGAACAACCGTGGATTCATAA
- a CDS encoding DUF350 domain-containing protein yields MELIHAQPIVNSIIYSLLGIVILLIGYFIIEKLTPENTWKEVVEKNNVAVAIVLAAFIIGISMIISAAIHG; encoded by the coding sequence ATGGAATTAATTCACGCTCAACCAATAGTAAATTCGATTATTTATTCTCTTTTAGGAATTGTAATTTTATTAATCGGTTATTTTATTATCGAAAAACTTACTCCAGAAAATACTTGGAAAGAAGTGGTAGAAAAAAACAATGTTGCTGTTGCGATTGTCTTGGCAGCATTTATCATTGGAATTTCAATGATTATTAGTGCCGCAATTCATGGGTAA
- a CDS encoding LysR substrate-binding domain-containing protein produces the protein MEIYQLQYFIKTAEVLHFTKAAELCFVTQSGLSQQIKKLEEELGLPLFKRIGKKVQLTEAGSVFLVHAKKVVENIENGKQAIEDLNEMIGGELRIGVTYIFGLLILPIVHAFAKQYQNLKIVVEYGTTEALEQKLLNNALDVVLVISSHPIEAPIQKVPLFISNMVMAVSKTHPLAHLDKIAFKKMDEIELVLPGKGSNSREFVEELFQKFNMTPKISIELHSIHALLQMVENSDWATIVAEKALKGWDQLKSIQITGVATKRESFMLTIGGYQKKAVKLFMEEFRKSINES, from the coding sequence ATGGAAATCTATCAATTACAGTATTTTATTAAAACAGCTGAGGTTTTGCACTTTACCAAAGCTGCTGAATTGTGTTTTGTAACACAATCGGGACTTTCGCAGCAAATAAAAAAACTCGAAGAAGAGTTAGGTCTGCCGTTATTTAAGCGAATTGGAAAAAAAGTACAATTGACAGAAGCGGGTTCTGTGTTTTTAGTTCACGCCAAAAAAGTCGTTGAAAACATAGAAAACGGAAAACAGGCAATCGAAGATTTAAACGAAATGATTGGCGGCGAACTGCGAATTGGCGTTACCTATATTTTTGGATTATTGATTTTGCCAATTGTTCATGCATTTGCAAAACAATATCAAAATCTAAAAATTGTCGTCGAGTACGGAACAACAGAAGCATTAGAACAAAAACTTCTTAATAATGCATTGGATGTTGTTTTAGTTATTTCGTCGCATCCGATTGAAGCTCCGATTCAGAAAGTGCCTTTGTTTATTTCGAATATGGTAATGGCAGTTTCCAAAACACATCCTTTGGCACATTTAGACAAAATCGCTTTCAAAAAAATGGATGAGATTGAGTTGGTTTTGCCGGGAAAAGGTTCTAACTCGAGAGAATTTGTAGAAGAGTTGTTTCAGAAATTTAATATGACGCCAAAAATCTCGATTGAACTGCATTCCATACATGCATTATTGCAAATGGTAGAAAACAGTGATTGGGCAACTATTGTAGCAGAAAAAGCCTTAAAAGGTTGGGATCAGCTTAAATCGATTCAGATTACTGGTGTTGCAACCAAGAGAGAATCTTTTATGCTGACAATAGGCGGATACCAAAAAAAGGCGGTAAAATTGTTTATGGAAGAATTTAGAAAAAGCATAAACGAATCTTAA
- a CDS encoding S-adenosylmethionine decarboxylase family protein, with amino-acid sequence MDLPPYSPGLHKLVTLHVDKTERLTDSKGFVTITNSILEKYELEKVGAVVHDFENDSFTISYCLKESHICIHTWPEYNQLTLDVYLCNYLQDNSEKVRAVMADYIAYFEAEIIKDFEINR; translated from the coding sequence ATGGATTTACCTCCTTATTCGCCAGGACTGCATAAACTGGTTACTTTACATGTCGACAAAACAGAGAGGCTTACAGATAGTAAAGGCTTTGTTACGATTACCAATTCCATTTTAGAAAAATACGAACTTGAAAAGGTTGGCGCTGTCGTGCATGATTTTGAAAATGATAGTTTTACGATTTCGTACTGTCTCAAAGAATCGCATATTTGTATACACACTTGGCCAGAATACAATCAGCTTACTTTAGATGTTTATTTGTGCAATTATCTTCAGGATAATTCAGAAAAAGTGCGTGCTGTAATGGCAGATTATATTGCCTATTTTGAAGCAGAAATTATTAAAGATTTTGAAATTAACCGATAA
- a CDS encoding rSAM-modified peptide: protein MKNPKSNFQNFQNEKLVAAELKVIRGGDGETPADPTTPSVDPGKNNGGNGNT, encoded by the coding sequence ATGAAAAATCCTAAATCAAATTTCCAAAATTTCCAAAATGAAAAATTAGTGGCAGCTGAATTAAAAGTGATTCGCGGCGGTGACGGAGAAACTCCTGCAGATCCAACAACACCATCAGTAGATCCTGGGAAAAATAATGGCGGAAACGGAAATACATAG
- a CDS encoding acyl-CoA dehydrogenase family protein, protein MKPDLFQSPDYYNLDDLLSDEHKLVRESARAWVKREVSPIIEEYAQKAEFPKQIIKGLGEIGGFGPYIPVEYGGAGLDQISYGLIMQEIERGDSGVRSTSSVQSSLVMYPIWKYGNEEQRMKYLPKLATGEFIGCFGLTEPDHGSDPGSMITNFKDMGDHYLLNGAKMWISNAPFADIAIVWAKNEEGRIHGLIVERGMEGFSTPETHNKWSLRASATGELIFDNVKVPKENLLPNKSGLGAPLGCLDSARYGIAWGAIGAAMDCYDTALRYSKERIQFGKPIGGTQLQQKKLAEMITEITKAQLLTWRLGVLRNEGKATTAQISMAKRNNVNMAITIAREARQMLGGMGITGEYSIMRHMMNLESVITYEGTHDIHLLITGMDVTGIPAFK, encoded by the coding sequence ATGAAACCAGACCTATTTCAATCTCCAGATTACTATAACTTAGACGATTTGCTAAGCGATGAACACAAATTAGTTCGCGAATCAGCACGTGCATGGGTTAAAAGAGAAGTTTCTCCTATTATAGAAGAATATGCACAAAAAGCAGAATTTCCTAAACAAATTATAAAAGGTCTTGGCGAAATTGGCGGTTTTGGTCCATACATTCCTGTTGAATATGGAGGAGCTGGTTTAGACCAAATTTCTTATGGTTTAATTATGCAGGAAATCGAAAGAGGCGATTCTGGTGTAAGATCTACCTCATCTGTTCAATCTTCTTTAGTAATGTATCCAATTTGGAAATATGGAAATGAAGAACAAAGAATGAAATACTTACCAAAATTGGCAACGGGAGAATTTATCGGTTGTTTTGGTTTAACAGAACCCGATCATGGTTCAGATCCAGGAAGTATGATTACCAATTTTAAAGACATGGGAGATCATTATCTTTTAAACGGAGCAAAAATGTGGATTTCTAACGCACCTTTTGCCGATATTGCGATTGTTTGGGCAAAAAACGAAGAAGGCAGAATTCATGGTTTAATTGTAGAGCGTGGCATGGAAGGATTTTCGACTCCAGAAACTCATAATAAATGGTCGCTTCGTGCATCTGCAACTGGAGAGTTAATTTTTGATAATGTAAAAGTTCCTAAAGAAAATCTTCTTCCAAATAAATCTGGTTTAGGTGCACCACTTGGCTGTTTAGATTCTGCTCGTTATGGAATTGCTTGGGGCGCAATCGGTGCCGCAATGGATTGCTACGATACTGCTTTACGCTATTCTAAAGAGAGAATTCAATTTGGAAAACCAATTGGAGGAACTCAATTACAGCAGAAAAAACTCGCAGAAATGATTACCGAAATCACAAAAGCACAATTATTAACTTGGCGTTTAGGTGTTTTAAGAAACGAAGGAAAAGCAACTACAGCACAAATTTCGATGGCAAAACGCAATAATGTCAATATGGCGATTACTATTGCTCGTGAAGCTAGACAAATGCTCGGAGGTATGGGAATTACTGGCGAATACTCAATTATGCGTCATATGATGAATCTCGAAAGTGTTATTACTTATGAGGGAACTCACGACATTCATTTATTAATAACTGGAATGGACGTTACCGGAATTCCAGCATTTAAATAA
- a CDS encoding AraC family transcriptional regulator, with amino-acid sequence MRLIISFLFFLILNTGVAQSNKELSEQKYIELQDKIRFSINGNYDEGLTFVKELLKSSDPEHLTFASGAASYLYQLKGDSINSDKSYAQALIHLKKIPESNKKIKTHSYLCNFRGLVFWKRHNYSQALSAYQEGIKLSSQINDVIQMVKFKANMALINESVGNYQLSIKILKQNDAFLDKNENLYEKDQFQNAKSNTYTNLGNSFEGYYGKNRDKAYLLDSAEYFYKKAISYSEKFEDNKITSKLSLGNIYSFKKDFSNAEKIYYDIAIYAKQSNNAFLYQISNFNLGDLYFTLKKYDRALIFLKKVDSISIKNKMMDNSYFKSNYLQAKIYSIKNEPELAYKHSKLYLDSYEKYEGNMREEALEVNYKLGTADLSEEMLDVQEKYKYEVFWNKALKVFYVILVIGIVFFLIKSIRDKNKAHKKMNALIEEFKANLEKKEIENTEIDKVAIEEVFADVPELDEIQLKKENANLSIDEAKENKIVEKLLALEEKLEYLNADFTLSYVAKKIKTNTTYLSYVVNKRFGKSFGEYSNELKINYVINQMITNHLYRKYSTQAIAESVGFKMQFHLQNHFAKELEYPQLNLRVIFRTFFVLCISVSAVIFSRIYWWWCWIRSFSVTAANHF; translated from the coding sequence ATGAGGCTGATAATCTCTTTTTTATTTTTCTTGATACTTAATACCGGTGTGGCTCAATCAAATAAGGAGCTATCCGAGCAGAAATATATAGAATTACAAGATAAGATACGCTTCAGCATCAATGGAAATTACGATGAGGGTTTAACATTTGTTAAAGAATTGTTAAAGTCAAGTGATCCAGAACATTTGACGTTCGCTAGTGGAGCAGCTTCATATCTTTATCAATTAAAAGGTGATAGCATAAACTCAGATAAAAGCTATGCTCAGGCATTAATTCACCTTAAAAAAATTCCAGAATCTAATAAGAAAATAAAAACTCATTCCTACTTATGTAATTTTCGTGGTCTTGTTTTTTGGAAAAGACATAATTACAGTCAGGCTTTAAGTGCTTATCAAGAAGGAATCAAACTTTCTTCTCAAATAAACGATGTCATACAGATGGTAAAGTTTAAAGCAAATATGGCTTTGATAAACGAAAGTGTTGGAAATTATCAGCTGTCGATCAAAATTTTAAAACAAAATGATGCTTTTTTAGATAAGAATGAAAACCTTTATGAGAAGGATCAATTTCAAAATGCAAAAAGCAATACTTATACCAATTTAGGAAATTCTTTTGAAGGCTATTATGGTAAAAATCGGGATAAAGCATATTTGTTAGATTCAGCAGAGTATTTCTACAAAAAGGCAATATCGTACTCAGAAAAATTTGAAGACAATAAAATTACTTCCAAATTAAGTTTAGGAAATATCTATTCATTTAAGAAAGACTTTAGTAATGCAGAAAAGATTTATTACGATATAGCGATTTATGCAAAGCAAAGTAACAATGCTTTTTTATACCAAATTTCCAATTTTAATTTAGGCGATTTATATTTCACCTTAAAGAAATACGATCGAGCACTTATTTTTTTAAAGAAAGTAGATTCGATAAGTATCAAAAATAAGATGATGGATAATAGCTATTTTAAATCCAATTATCTTCAGGCAAAAATTTACAGCATCAAAAATGAACCTGAATTGGCTTATAAGCATTCTAAGTTATACTTAGATTCCTATGAAAAATATGAGGGAAATATGAGAGAAGAAGCTCTCGAAGTAAATTATAAGCTTGGTACGGCAGATCTTAGCGAAGAAATGTTAGATGTTCAGGAAAAGTATAAATATGAGGTTTTTTGGAATAAAGCGTTAAAAGTATTTTATGTAATTCTAGTTATCGGAATTGTTTTTTTCTTAATTAAAAGTATTCGAGATAAAAATAAAGCACATAAGAAAATGAATGCTTTGATTGAAGAATTTAAAGCTAATCTGGAGAAAAAAGAAATTGAAAATACTGAAATTGATAAAGTTGCAATTGAAGAAGTTTTTGCCGACGTACCAGAATTAGATGAAATTCAGCTTAAGAAAGAAAATGCAAATCTTAGCATTGATGAAGCAAAAGAAAATAAGATTGTAGAAAAGTTATTGGCATTAGAAGAAAAGTTAGAATATCTAAATGCCGATTTTACCCTTTCGTATGTTGCTAAGAAAATAAAAACAAATACTACGTATCTATCTTATGTAGTAAATAAAAGATTTGGAAAATCTTTTGGGGAATATTCTAATGAATTGAAAATAAATTATGTTATCAATCAGATGATTACAAATCATTTGTATCGTAAATATTCAACTCAGGCTATAGCAGAAAGTGTTGGTTTTAAAATGCAGTTTCATTTGCAAAATCATTTCGCAAAAGAACTGGAGTATCCCCAGCTCAATTTGCGAGTAATATTTAGAACGTTTTTTGTCTTATGTATTTCCGTTTCCGCCGTTATTTTTTCCAGGATCTACTGGTGGTGGTGTTGGATTAGGAGTTTCTCCGTCACCGCCGCGAATCACTTTTAA
- a CDS encoding DUF3050 domain-containing protein yields MNIEAINKSIQPQKDQLLNHSLYNKIQNIDDLHSFLETHVFAVWDFMSLLKALQAKLTCTTTPWFATKNPETRYLINEIVLAEETDLTIDGRRQSHYEMYLEAMEACGADTTGVLKFLSEVTSLHNIFVAIKQSSLHPNAKEFLDFTFRVIEEGKPHEIAAAFTFGREDLIPSMFTQILTNFQKNLPDTDLTKLLYYFERHIELDADEHGPMAMQMITELCEDDAQKWKEVEEVSILALEKRIGLWNAIEEEIVMKTEMV; encoded by the coding sequence ATGAATATCGAAGCGATAAACAAAAGCATCCAACCACAAAAAGACCAACTATTAAACCACTCTTTATATAATAAGATTCAGAACATAGACGACTTACACAGTTTTTTAGAAACTCACGTTTTTGCTGTTTGGGATTTTATGTCTTTATTAAAAGCTTTACAAGCCAAACTTACCTGTACTACAACGCCTTGGTTTGCGACTAAAAATCCTGAAACTCGATATTTAATTAATGAAATTGTTCTTGCAGAAGAAACAGATTTGACTATTGACGGAAGAAGACAAAGCCATTACGAAATGTATTTGGAGGCAATGGAAGCATGTGGAGCAGATACAACTGGTGTTTTAAAATTCTTATCAGAAGTAACTTCTCTTCATAATATATTCGTAGCAATCAAACAAAGTTCATTGCATCCAAATGCAAAAGAGTTTTTAGATTTTACTTTTAGAGTAATCGAAGAAGGAAAACCGCACGAAATTGCGGCTGCATTTACTTTCGGAAGAGAAGATTTGATTCCGAGTATGTTTACGCAAATACTGACAAATTTCCAGAAAAATCTTCCAGATACTGATTTAACAAAATTGCTTTATTATTTTGAAAGACATATCGAATTGGACGCTGACGAACACGGTCCAATGGCAATGCAGATGATTACAGAATTATGTGAAGACGATGCTCAAAAATGGAAAGAAGTAGAAGAAGTTTCTATTCTTGCCTTAGAAAAACGTATCGGACTTTGGAATGCCATCGAAGAAGAAATCGTGATGAAAACCGAAATGGTTTAA